The following nucleotide sequence is from Desulfuromonas sp..
AATATATCACTTTTGCCCTCTGGGATTCATGCCAACTCTCGAACTTATTCGAAAAACATTTAAAAGTCACCGCCCCGAGATACTGGATATCGAGGCTCGGCGCGCTGCCGTCGCCATGATCCTGCGCGAACAGGCGGGGCAGGTCGAAATGCTGATGATCCGCCGGGCCGAACACGAGGGCGACCCATGGTCGGGCGACCTCGGTTTTCCCGGCGGCAAGGTCGATTTCGAAGATCCGTCGGACCGGGCCGCCGCCGAGCGCGAAACGTTCGAGGAGATCGACTTGCAGTTGGGTGCAGAAGCTTTCATCGGGCAGATCGACGACATCTCCGGAGCTTATGTACCGGTCAATGTCGCCTGTTTCGTTTATCTCCTGGACGAAACGGCAACATTCTCGCTCAACCACGAAATCGACAATTACTGGTGGATCCCCCTTTCCCGCTTTTTTGAACCGGAACGGCACCGATACGTCACCTTCACCTACCGCAACCGGCATCGCGCCCGGCCGGTCATCGACCTGGTTGAACCGGACTACCCTTTCCTCTGGGGCATCAC
It contains:
- a CDS encoding CoA pyrophosphatase yields the protein MPTLELIRKTFKSHRPEILDIEARRAAVAMILREQAGQVEMLMIRRAEHEGDPWSGDLGFPGGKVDFEDPSDRAAAERETFEEIDLQLGAEAFIGQIDDISGAYVPVNVACFVYLLDETATFSLNHEIDNYWWIPLSRFFEPERHRYVTFTYRNRHRARPVIDLVEPDYPFLWGITYRIIEQFFTLIGYPLPVSENPDE